Part of the Mauremys mutica isolate MM-2020 ecotype Southern chromosome 1, ASM2049712v1, whole genome shotgun sequence genome is shown below.
ttaaaaaaaactgtgCATGttgagtcttgagaaaagaaagactggtgggagggggagggctgataacagtcttcaaacatgTTGATAAAGAGGATGGTGCTCAATTGTCCTCCATGTCCACTCTAcctaggacaagaagtaatggccttaaatggcagcaagggagattttagttagtattaggaaaaactttttaattacacctctaccccaatataatgccacccgatataacacaaatttggacataacgcagtaaagcagtgctccagggagggcgaggctgcgcactccggcagatcaaatcaagttcgatataacacggtttcacctataacgcggtaagattttttggctcttgaggacagcattatattgaggtagaggtgtataaggtTAGTTAAGCTTTCAaataggcttctaagggaggctgtggaatccccagcaTGGACAAACACTTGTTTAGATTTAAttggtcttgcctcagtgcaggggcctAGACTTGATGGCATCTCAAattctatatttctatgattctgtaacacaagccatagaatttcaccctgtaATTTCCTAAGTGAGGAGAATGTTATTTCCAACTATGTAAATGAGCACTACTGAGTCCAACAAACTGTGTCTGAGCTAGATTGTATCTTTGCTGTTATATCTACATCTGATATATCTATacatctacctacctacctaccttttttttcttttttggacccTAAAAGTTcagagaaaaagaagagagattGTCAGAGATTATAGTATCTAAACAAACTATAAGGAATAATTAAGAAATGCAACTACTAAGTAAATTAAAATCAGATAGGTaagtatatttcatttcaaagcTTGGCCATTGATAACAGATAATATGAAAAAACTTTAAtatgggtggaggaggagaataaCCAATGAGCTTTAATACTGGGGAAAGGGATAACCACCAGTATTATACAATTTCATTGCTTTTATTGGTAGTAACAGACCACCGCCACATTTCATAGCAATATAATGTAGTTAAGGTTGTTTCAGAACATCCATTCTAATTTCGCCATTAAAAGTCGATTCACTTCATCAGAGACTTGTACGttttaggtaaaaatgtctgAATTTTTTGCTTCCCGGTTTTACCGGTTTGTAGTACATATAATCTTACAATTATTATCAATTACTATACAGAAGGGGGTATAATTGATCCCATTTTATACATGGAGAAGCTGAAGTACAAAGACACTACAGGACTTTTCCAAAAGTAACACAAGGAGTtacatggatcagcattcacgttgcactccccatcagtacccagcccagctcagggaaactaatgatccaaccagcagatcaaattcagtgatgaatcctggtcacatgtcACCTGAAGCATGTTGCACATACACTAAGAAGTCAGAGCAAAGAACAGAAACTAAAGTATCCCAACATTCAATCCCTACATGACATGGCATTGTGTACCAAATGGTTACATGTCAGTGCAAACTGTAGGAGATAGCTAGACATTGTTTGGCTAAATTTTTAATGCATTATTTTGAAAATTTACACAGAATATTAAAGTGGAATGTAGAGGTGGCCAGATGAGTGGAGAAGCAAGAGAACAAGGAGGTAAAGACGGGCAGAAATGGATATCCGGGGAAGGAATAAAGGGTTCCTCTAGGCGAGTAGAAGAAACTGTCTATTGTGGTGGAATGGTTTTCGTAAGGTGTGAAGGTGAAGTTTAGGGGAATGCAAGCTGAGTTTCATGCTAAAATATCCCAAGGATTTCTTACAACATAAAAAACTGGATTCATCAGGGAGGAAtaaaggctcagatcctcaattcttaagctcctaacttccattgatttgaggagcttaaatacttttgaggatctggcccaaagtgccTGTCTCCTCCAGATTCCCTTTTGAAGTCAAACCCAGATTGGCAGTGACTGACTAGGATTTCCGGTatagtggcctgtgtgaaatgctttggtggtctcagttcagttcctagAGGATAAAGGTCCCCATTGCATAAACACCAATAATCAGTACTAGATGGGCACTTTTGTTGGTAGTCCCAGCAGAACTGGCTGGGGCTGCAGAAGGCTGAAATGCCCTCTCTGCCTAGTGCCTTCTGCCTGTCCCGAGATTACTGGCACCCACCTCCCTCCTGTTTACCTGACTGTTTTTAACCCTGTAACAACTGCCCCAGTAACCCTTACCCTCAACGCAATGGAAAGGGATAATAGGCGCTGGAACTAGGGGAGCGGTGGGTGGCTTGACGTGGCTCCCACTACGTACaggggttacagtttggttcaatggctctcagcacccccactacacaaattgttccCGCCCCCTGGAAGAGATTAAAGCAAACCCcagctcgccccccccccccccgcctcgccTGTGTGACACTGGCGGGGGCAGGCGCGGGGTCCCCCCGGCTGGGCGGGAGGCGGAAGCCGCGATGCTAAAGGCTCAGaggcgggcggggagggggctgaacTCCGCTCCAGGGGACACGCCGAGCCCCAGTCCCCGCCCACCTCCCAAACAACCCCCGGGGCCGGGCCCTTCCTGGggtcgccccccccccctccgctctCACCATCTCGACGCGTCCCCCCCGCCCGGCGCGAGCCGCTGTTTACCACTCCCGCCCCTTCGTTACCTAGGCGACTAGTCCCACCCACGTGGAACTCTCGCATAGCTGCGCCCGGACTCCATGACAaccgtctccctccctcccccccccgcgcgcgcGCCCCATCCTCGCGCAGCCGCAGTAGACTTCGCACACGCGGCCGCCCTGGGGGTGGTGACTCGCTCGTGACTTTCTCGCTCTGCTGCTAAGCCGGGGCGGGGATGGGCGGCGCTTTACGGCCGGCAGGAGATGCCGTAAAGCGTGCGCGGCTGGCTTTGCggcagggcaggtggtgaggTACAGACCCCGGCCCTCCCCTCTCCGAGACCCGGGTGGGGCCCGTGCGGCGGGGATGGGCGCTGCCCTGGCTgagtccccgccccgccccggggagCAGCGcgtggctgctgcagccccagggccccctaGGCCCGGCCAGGGAGTGGCTGGGGCCGGAgagaccacccccccccccaaggggcagtgcctgcgcTGCGCATCCGGCTCTTTCGGGGGGGTCTGGGCGTCCCCCCTGCGCTGTAAACCTCGACCTGTGTCCCCGACCCCAGCTGACACGTCTGTGCGGCCCTGCGCAGACCTCCTGACGTGCATCCGCAGCTTGACCTGCATCCACACGGCAAATGTACAGGGCTTGGCCCGGAGGCTGAGTAGGACTTGGGCTTTGAGTCCACTCCCCCTGAATGGGATCTCATGGCTGGGTCCCGACGAGTACTTGCTGACCTAAATCAGACTGACTTGCGCATTGAAAGAAGCAGGGCACAGGCTCAAACCTGAGTGAGATcctgggcttagtgtgcagtgctGACATGCCTTTAAATGACTGTATTGCTGCTCGTATTGGGGTAGCAATCCAAACCCAAATACGGCCCTGTGctgtccccacccccatgctgccaaTCCAACCCAAGAGTTTATAGCCAGCCCCAAGGTTCTTATCACAGATCTCCatggtgttgccaactcttgtgattttattttcaGTCTCACACACTTTTAGGGCtgtcttaaagctccagcttctGAAaccatgtgattatgtgagaatctcggCTTTGTTTGGGGGAGAGAGAAGTTTCTAGTCCTTGTTTGtgaagaaaagctggaaaatgtgatcTGCTAAAggctcaaaatatttttttttactgtgtgtGTTTATCTGTTCTGCCTATGCATGCTTTTCTTATGAGCCAGCAGGGCAATGGACTAGGCAGAGACTCCCTTTTCAAACAAAAGTGGCCCTCCGAGAAAGTCACATAAACTCTGCTTATCTACCTCCTCAGTAAAAACAAAGGGTTGATTTGAGACCTAGAATGGGCTCACTGGGGTATTGTCATCCCTTGTATTGGTGGAACCACCAGGGGTTCCTTGAAGTATGTGGATTTATATTTCACACACAACCACTTGTTATATCATACTTTAAGTATAAAAATTGTCAATATATTATTCCCTCCCCACAATCCAGTgttaatgttttttgttttttttaagggtgATTAGattgcttgtgaaaggtgcctgACAACTGAGGAGACTGAAGTCCTCGCTCCACAGAAAAGGTAGAGGCGGCACCAGCAGTGCAAACACACCACCAATGGGCTTCAACTTCATCCTGGAGGCACTAGCTCAGCTGAGAAGAGGGTAATTCATTCTCCCTGTCAGTTAGCCCCTCTGCAGAGACTGCCATCACAGAGACCAAATAGTGCTAGTTAGGATTTTTTTCTGTGTCATGTGAAATAGTTTATCTAGGGAAAGGCTTCCCACCTTGACTTTCTGCATTAAAGCAGTGATGCTATTAAAATGTTACCTCCTTCTACTCGCTATCCGTTTAAAGAAGTTCAGGAGTTCAGGGTAGACCTACTACATTAATTGCCCCATCTAATCAGTTCAGTCCTTAACATCAGTGAGGCCTACTCATGGTCACAACACTGTCTACATTCACATAGTGCCCAATTATTAtgggtacagtagaacctcagttacgaacaccttgggaatggagattgttcgtaactctgaaatgtttgtaattctGAACGATATTTTATGGTTGgtcttttaaaagtttacaatggaacattgacttaatagaaCTTTGAAAgattactatgcagaagaaatatgctgttttccctttattttgttagtagtttacatttaacacagtactctgtttgcttttttgttcTTTGGACTCCGCTGCTGCCTCGTGTACTTCCAGTTCcgaatgaggtgtgtggttaactggtcagtttgtaactccgAGGTTCTGCTGTAGTAAAGGCACTTCACCTGCTGAGTTCTATACTAATGGCACAGATATCTGGCAGTTGTATGGATAGCATGTACTTAATAAAGCCTAGATGTCTCTCATGCTAagccaggggagggcaaactactagccgcgggctggatccagctcgtcagggctttcaatccagcCCACGCAATTGCCAGTTGTGTGGCGCAGCgggctaaggcaggtttcctgcctgcACTGGCCacgcgctgctcccagaagcggacagtaccatgtccctgcagccccggggGGGCAGGATCAGAGGGCTCggtgcactgcccttgcctgcaggcaccgctcccctgcagctcccattggctgggaactgcggccaatgggagcttcaggggtggtAGCCGTGGGTGAGGGCAGCACACAGCAGAGCTGCCTGTTCCATCCCACcgccaggagccactgccagacatgctggccacttccgggagcagtgtggggccagggcaggcagggggcctgcCTTAGTGCCactgcatgctgctgccaccccagagctgcttgaggtaagtggtgCTGGGCTGCCATATGTTTTAACACTGATAACACCTGTAGGAGTCAACTTCGATGCTTCTCTTTAGTTGCAATGGCCTTGTCAGTCAGGTTACAGCCAGAGGTTTAGAAGCCACATTTAATAAATAACTTTATAGTGCTAGGATTTGGAATTTAAAGATGATATAAAACAAGTAGTTTAGGCAACTTAGTGCTTTTAGGATGTACATTGATTCAATTCTCACATTTTTCCCCCCTGTTTATTACATTAGAAATATTCTGAATgatctgacttttaaaaaaaatgctttagcAACATTGTTACGGGATCTGAATTAAGTCTGAATCCCACACTGCAGTTCCCTCAAGCCCTGCTTGGTGGGAAGGGATGTTCAGTCTGAACATTCTTTCAAGCCAAATATGGAGTTTGGGTTTCAGCATGTAGCTCAACATCCACATCTCAGAGGAAAACACAGAATGAGAAAATGTACTGTACACAGTATGGTATTTTTCAAATATCTTTTATTCTTAAACATGTGAAAGGCACTTATGCTCAGAGGactaactttttaaaagaaacatttcagAAGTTTCAAGTAATGCATCTGTGAAAAGAATTTCttcattagtagtagtagtattgtagcacctaggagccccaggcatTTTACTGAACTTTCCAGAATCTTTGGGTTTAAAGTAATTGTACAGACTTTGAGCCCAACAAGGTAAATTCTCCAGCTTCCACTTCATAATAAAATAGGCTTATAACTAATACATGGAGTGATAATATTTGATGAGACAGtctgtgtgtgaggataaagtcaaGCATAGGAAAATGAATCCTGCAATCATTTATTTCTTGAATACTCATAAGGTGGCTGTGTTGGATCTGTCCCCATACAGCTCAGTAATTGCTGAAAATATTTAGCAATGAGAGTGCTGCTAAATGACTGCTTGAAATCCGTCCTTTCCTTGGGTCTCTAGTCTTCATACAAATCTTTCCAGGATTCAAGTGCAGTCTTGTTACAAGAGTTAAACTCAGAACATAAAGCTTGCTGAACTTATGTTCAGCTACTTTCTAATCACAAATACCAGATCAGCTGTGACTAGAAACTAAGAAAAGGCAGAGTATAAAAGAACTTAGAAGAACTTTTCCATAGTGACTTCTATTTCAGTTGTTTCCACTTTTGAATCTCAGATGCTTGGTTTTTATAGTAACAATACCTTACTTCCAGATGCAAAACAAGCCAGTTTTGCTTCATCTCAGAATTGACAGGGCCACGGTACTTGAAAGATTAACAATCTAATTGAGGTGGAGGGTACATTGCCTACTTGCAATATAAACTAGATATTAACACAGGGAATTATAAAAAATGCTAATGCTGGAAGCCAGCAAGCTCACATTCTGGAACTCGGGAATATACATCGAATTATTTATTTTCAGAATTGATTGCAACTTTTCTTAAAATAAGATCTGTCTTCATTAAATTGTAAGTGCACTTCTGGTAATTCAGGAAAGCAAAAGTTAAGGAAAACTAATTCAACAGGTATTTTGGGCATTAGTGTAAATAATACCATACCATAAATGGTTAAGGTTCAGTCACTTGTTAGTTCAGTGTGTGGCTAATATCAAACTGATTATTCTTCAGGTAAATAATCACAAGAATTAAGTGGCTATGTTCAATGAAATATGAAAAATGGCTAATCCTTTAAGAGGTGAAGTGCTGAATCTTTACAAAAATGTAAGTGCCTTGAATCCAATTAGCACTTTTGCTTAACCAGATAAAAACATTTTTGCCACATATTGCTAAGttctaaaatatttgtttttgtttttaaagctgctGTACCTTGGAAGGGAATATCCCAAAGGAGCAGACTACTTTAGAAGCCGTTTGAAGGCAGCTTTCCTAAAAAATAAGGATGTGAAAGATCCAGAAAAAATTAAGCAACTAATTAGTCGTGGAGAATTTGTTATAAAAGAGCTAGAGGCCTTGTATTATCTCAGAAAGTACAGGGCTATGAAACAGCGCTACTATGAGGACGACAATAAGAATAAGTGATGTGTAATATTGTTGACCCTGTGCTTGTAACAATGCAGGTTAGTGGCTGGGATGAATGAATAAAAAAGAATGGTTATGTTAAAGGCAATGAGacttaaatattttcaaaccaaaGGACCTATTTGATCACCATGTCAGTGGCTACATTACTACATTTCAAGTGGctattttaattatttgaatATAAAGTTCTGTGGCATGCAGATATGATCTTATACTGATAGCTTAGAGGCTTTGTCCACCATTCTGATCTCTCCTGAACTGAAGCTTGATGCGCAAAAATGCTCTGACAGAAAGTTAACCTAACTTGGTTCCTCACTTCGTTTTCTTCACTGAACAGATGAatttaaaactgaatacagatcagATAgccctgatatatatatatatctatatctatatatatatagatatatatagacaTATATGAAACAAGCTGTTgcttaatcgcagttaactcatgcaattgagtaggtttttttttggtttttttgttaatcgcatttttaattgcactgttaaaaatagaataccaattgagatttattattttggatgtttttctgtattttcatatatattgtattctgtgttgttattgaaatcaaagtgtatatttttattacaaatatttgcactgaaagaaactggaacaaaggacagtaactatgggcatgtgagtgattgctggatgcggactaggaaggagtccagtctgtgaaagaagcttactggaacatctctggggggtgagatttcatccataatcagtttcttaatgtattaggctttgacttgcgtgttttgttttgcttggtaactaactttttctgtctgttattacttggaaccacttaaatcctactttttatacttaaatcactttttgcttatttatTAACCCAAAGTAAttaatacagtcgaacccatttatctcgacctcggttaacttgccaatcctattaactcgaggttttacaagtggaaccgccaaactccctctttatcttatgggtttctcatccgttatgtcgatttgccgaaccctaatatctcgagcccggctccccgcgtccccagccgcccgctccctggctctccagccgcgcggttccccagccgcccgctccccgcgtccccagccgcccgcccggccccgcatacccggtccctgcccgtccccgcccgcccggccccgcatacccggtccctgcccgtccccgcatacctggtccccgcttcgcctgccgcccgcccgcccggctccgcttcgccagtccccgcttcgccgcccgcccccgcTTCGCCAtacgcccgcccggccccgcatacccggtccctgcccgtccccgccagcccggccccgcatacctggtccccgctttgcctgccgcctgcccgcccggctccgctttgccggtccccgctttgccgcccgcccctccgcccggctccgcttcgccgcccgcccgcccccgcatacccggtccctgcccgtccccgcccgcccgtccccgcatacccggtccctgcccgtccccgcctacctggtccccgctttgcctgccgcctgcccgcccggctccgcttcgccggtccccgctttgccgcccgcccctccgcccggcttcgcttcgccgcccgcccggccccgcatacccggtccctgcccgtccccgcccgcccggccccgcatacccagtccctgcccgtccccgccagcccggccccgcatacccggtccctgcccgtccccgcccggccccgcatacctggtccctgctttgcctgccgcctgcccgcccggctccgcttcgccggtccccgctttgccgcccgcccctccgcccggctccgcttcgccgcccgcccgcc
Proteins encoded:
- the ETFRF1 gene encoding electron transfer flavoprotein regulatory factor 1 produces the protein MANPLRGEVLNLYKNLLYLGREYPKGADYFRSRLKAAFLKNKDVKDPEKIKQLISRGEFVIKELEALYYLRKYRAMKQRYYEDDNKNK